In the genome of Sulfurimonas autotrophica DSM 16294, the window AAAATATTCAAAAAGCTGCAAAAATTGCTTATGAAAAGAGAATAATCAGCTTTTCTTATGATATAAATAATTTAAAATATGGATTACTCTTTTCTCTAATTATAGAAAACTCAACGGTGCTTTATCTCAACAAAGAGTATCTGCATATAAAGAATATTGATTTTGGAGATTTCTTGCTTCAAATGGTAAAATTTATAGATAAAAACAGCATTTGATTTTATATTTATGATAAAATAGTTCTAAAAAATAGGGCTATTATATGAAAGAAAGAAAATTTGAGTCGCTGTCATTCAGGATTATGAGCTCTATTATTATTACTTCTATCATAGTTATTGGAGGGGTTTTTCTCGTATTTGAAAAAATAAACAAAGAAGCCTTTTATAAGCTAGAACTACAAAAAGCGACACTTATAGTAAAAACCATAGAACCTTTGCTAGCGATAGATATTTATTTGGGGATGGAAAATAAAATTCAATCTATACTTGAACAATTGATGCAAAATAAAGATATTTTGTCTGTAAAAGTTCTCAAAGATAACATAACTCTTTATGAAATTAAATCTACAAACAAGTATGAAAGTTTTTTTGTGATTAAAAAAGATATTTTACAGCCAAATTCCCAAAAGAAAATAGGTATTATTGTGTTAAATTATTCTAATCATAACTATAAACAACTTATAAATACATATACTAAACTTTTGCTTATGATGCTTGTAATACTTATGATAATAATTGTTTTACTTGGTATGTATATTAAAAAATTGCTAAAACCTTTAAGAAAAACTGCTAAATTGCTAAAAGATTTTTCGCCACAGAAAAAACTTCAAATAGAGCCGATAAAAGAGAACAATGAAATTTCGCTTATATTGTCCGCATTGAATGAGATGCAGGAAAAAATATTTGATTTTGCAAGCAAACAAAAAGATATCAACGCATATTTGGAAAAAGAAGTAGACAACAAAACTGCGGAGTTACGAAAGCAATTGTTTATAGATGATTTAACACAGTTGCCAAATAGAAGAAAACTCTTTAAAGATATTAAAAACTCCAATAATAACGGTGCATTGTTAATTTTAAATATTGATGATTTTAAAGAGATTAATGACTTTTATGGGCAGAATGTTGGTGATTATATTTTAATAGAGTTTGCAAAAAGACTGCAGTATCTTGTTGAAGATGAAAAAAATATTAGTATTAGTCGACTTTCGGGCGATGAATTTGCTCTGTTTTTTCAACATAAACCCTCTTATAGAAGTTTTGTGAGAGTTGTAAATACTTTGTCAAAAGGGATTGAAAAAATGCTTTTTATACATAAACAACATGAGATTTACATAAGAGTTACAATAGGCGGTACTTTGGATTCAAAAGAGATGCTTGAAAAAGCAGATATAGCCTTAAAACTTGCAAAAGAACATAGAAAATACTTCTTACTTTATGATGAAAAGTTGGAAGTAAAAAGACAGTATAAAGAAAATATGGAATGGGTGAAAAAACTAAAAAGTGCCATCAAAGAAGATAGAATAGTCCCCTTTTTTCAACCAATATTTGATACACAAACTAAAGAAGCAGTAAGTTATGAGTGCTTAATACGATTGGTAGACACAGACGGCTCAGTAGTAAGTCCATATAAGTTTTTGGGTATTGCCAAAAAAAGTAAACTTTATCCCAAATTAACCAAGATAATGATTGAAAAAAGCTGCCAATATTTTCAGCATATAGACACAACTTTTTCTGTCAACCTCTCTATTCATGACATCCTTGATGTTGATATGGTTGTATATATTCAAAAAACTATGCAGAAATACGAAGTCAGTAATAAAATCGTCTTTGAAATTCTTGAAACAGAGGGAATAGATAATTATGAGGAGGTTTCTTCATTTATATTGAACATGAAACGATTAGGCTGTAAAATTTCCATAGATGATTTCGGTTCAGGCTATTCGAATTATGAGCATATTCTCAAACTTGACATTGATTACATTAAAATTGACGGAAGCCTTATAAAAAATCTTGATACGGATGTCAATGTTCAAATAGTTGTTGAAACGATTGTGGATTTTGCTAAAAAGCTGAATTTAATTACGATTGCGGAGTTCGTTCATAATCAAGCGGTATTTGAAAAAGTCAAAGCGCTTGATATTGAACGTGTGCAAGGTTTTTATCTGGGTGAACCAAATAAAGAGATATAAGATTAGTATCTGTATCTAAGATAGAAACGGATGTCTTGTGCCTTGTCTACGACTTTAGAACCGTTACCGGCTGCTATAGCTTCATTAATACTCATAGCATTTCCTGAAGTGCTTCCAAAGAAACCATTGCTTCCTGCATATTTATAGTCTATATATGTATAACGAATCTGCAGGGATAAGATGTCGTCTATCAACGGTTCTGTAAAATATGCTTCATAAGCATCACCGCGTGCTGCAAGTTTTGAACCGATATTTGTGTCCTCACCGTATGTAATACTTCTCCAGTATTTAGAACCGTGATTATATTCAAGACCCCATCTTCCTTCTTCACTTATAAGTGACGGATATTGTACGCCTACCCACTCAGAGTAACCGTTTTGCGCTTCAGTTGATCCGAGCATACTTTGTCCGTTGTCAGGATCTGTAATACTCATAGCACCACTGATAAAGAAAACAGTATCGTCTAAAAAGTCATTTATACCGTCACCTATACCGTTTGCAACAAAGTTGGCTGTTATAGCGTGTAGATTACCTACTGTTTTGAAACCTTGACTTTGGTCATTTGAGTTTTTAACATCAATCAAATTCCCGGCATAATAGTACTGAGAGTTAATAGTATACTGCCCGTCGCTCCAAGGCGTGAAGATAAGACCTACTAAATCAATAGCAGAGTTTGAAGTCGTATCTGCATACGGTGCTGAATTAAATCTCGGTGCTGCATTGCTCATACCGCGACCGGCACAAAATTTGACATACATACCATCAACGCCGGTTACATTTTCCAAAGCAAATTTTGAACTCAGACCGTCAAATTCAACATTGATATTGTGTCCCATAGGAGAGGCCGCATGGTCGTCATCTCTTAAGTTTACAAGGTGCCCGTTTGTTGATGGGCGGCGTCCTATACTGAATGTCCAGGGCACATCTGTACCCATGAAGGTATCGTTTTTATATAAAAAGTATGCAGAACGCACTCTGAGTGTATCATCGTAAGCATTTTCATTTGCTATCCAGTCAAATGTTTCAAATGAAGAATTTGTCGGATCTGATGCACCGCTTCTTGCACCAAATGCTTTGTTATAAGCAAGCTGCCCTGTAAAACTCAAGTTTTTTGTTGCTGCCCAGTTCATATTTAACCAAAGTCTGTTTGTCATAAAAGCATCATTTTCCTGTTTGCTTCCGTCTGCCATTTTATATTGAAGATTTTCAACAGCAAATCTGTAATCAACATTGAATTTTATATGATTACCATTTGTGTTTTTATTTAAATCTGAAAGAGTATCTTGAATATCTGCAAGCTGCTCCTCTACTGTCATCTCTTCATCCTCGCCTTCATCTTCTTCATCATCCGCCGAAGCTGTCTCTTTGTTGTCGGATGAAACTTCATCCTCATCTTCTTCTTCATCAGCTGCTGCTACTGCATTTTGCTTGGCTTTGAGTTCATCAAGCTCTTTTTTCATTTTCTTCATTTCAAGCTCCATCGCTTGAAATCTGTCATACATTGATTCTGCACTTACGTTTGTTGTTCCCAATATAGCAATAGTTGCTAAAGAGAGGAGGAGAGGCTTCTTCATTTTGTCCCTTTTTTTGTGTTATTTCTGTGATACTATACATTGTTTAAGATAAATTTACTTTTAAATCTACCTTTAATATGTATAAAAATTAGTTATATTTATAAAAAAAGAGATTCAAACAAAAAGCTTTATTTAAACATATATTTAGTATAATTCGCGGATTTTTCTTCTGTAATAAACAGTTGAAAATATTAACAGGTATGTGTCAAAAGTCAGTGCAACCCGTTTTTTAACGGATAATTGTTCGACATTACCAAAGCCAACTGATAAATTTCTGGTTTGAAACAAAACCTTTAAGGATTACCCCATGGTAACTATGAAAGACCTATTAGAATGTGGTGTACACTTCGGACACCAAACTCGTCGTTGGAACCCAAAAATGAAAAAATACATTTTCGGTGTTCGTAAAAATATCTATATTATAGATTTACAAAAAACACTTCGTTATTTCCGTAATACATATACAATCGTTATGGATGCAGCGGCTGAAGGTAAAACTGTACTTTTCGTTGGTACAAAGAAACAAGCTCGTAACTCTGTAAGAGATGCAGCAATCGCTTGTAACATGCCTTACGTAGATAACAGATGGTTAGGTGGTATGCTTACTAACTTTCCGACTATTCAAAAATCTATCCGTAAACTTGACGTTATTACTGAAATGCAAGAAAATGGTCAAATTGATCTTCTTACAAAAAAAGAAGCATTAATGCTTTCAAGAAAAAAAGACAAACTAGAGCAATATTTCGGTGGTATCCGTAATATGAAAAAACTTCCTGATATGTTATTTGTAGTTGACGCTGTAAAAGAACACATCGCAGTTTTAGAAGCTCGTTGTTTAAACATTCCAGTTGTAGCGCCACTAGATACTAACTGTGACCCTGACCTTATCACTTACCCAATTCCCGGTAATGATGATGCGATTCGTTCTATTCAACTTTTCTGTCGTGAAATGACAGCGGCTATCAATGAAGGTAAAGCACTTCGTGATGCACCGGCAGAGCAAGAGCAAACAGAAGAAGCAGCGACTGAGGAAGCTCCGGCAACTGAAGCAGCAGCAGTAGAAACTACAGAGGAAGCATAATCATGGCAGCAGTTACAGCAGCAATGGTAAAAGAGTTGCGTCAAGCGACAGACGCACCAATGATGGATTGTAAAAAAGTTTTAGTTGAAGCTGACGGAGATATGGAAAAAGCAAAAGAGCTGCTAAAAGAGCGTGGTATCGCCAAAGCAGCTAAAAAAGCTGACCGTGTTGCAGCAGAAGGTCTTACTGGACTTAAAATTGCAGATGATTTCTCAAAAGCAACAGTTGCAGAAGTAAACTCTGAAACTGACTTTGTTGCTCAAAATGAAGGTTTTCAAAACCTTGTAAAAGAGACTGCTGAAGAGATTTTTAACAATAATCCTGCCGATGTTGAAGCATTTATGAACAGTGATTTTGGAAATAAATTTACAGAATCTGTAACAAAAATCGGTGAAAAGATTGAACTTCGCCGTTTTGCAACATTGAATGCTGATGAACCAAATGAAGCTTTAAATGGGTATATTCACTCAAACAATCGTATTGCAGTTATCGTTAAAGCAAAATGTGACAGTGAAAAAACTGCAGAGTGTATGAGAGATACATTGAAACAAGTTGCAATGCATGCATCTGCTATGAAACCCAGTACATTAAGTTACAAAGATTTTGATTCTGAGTATGTTGAAGGTGAAACAAAAGGTCGTATTGAAGCACTTAAAAAAGATAATGAAGAGTTAGCAAGACTTAAAAAACCTCTTAAAAATGTACCGCAGTATGTATCTATGATGCAACTTACTGATGAAGTTATGGCAAAA includes:
- the rpsB gene encoding 30S ribosomal protein S2; the protein is MVTMKDLLECGVHFGHQTRRWNPKMKKYIFGVRKNIYIIDLQKTLRYFRNTYTIVMDAAAEGKTVLFVGTKKQARNSVRDAAIACNMPYVDNRWLGGMLTNFPTIQKSIRKLDVITEMQENGQIDLLTKKEALMLSRKKDKLEQYFGGIRNMKKLPDMLFVVDAVKEHIAVLEARCLNIPVVAPLDTNCDPDLITYPIPGNDDAIRSIQLFCREMTAAINEGKALRDAPAEQEQTEEAATEEAPATEAAAVETTEEA
- the tsf gene encoding translation elongation factor Ts, which encodes MAAVTAAMVKELRQATDAPMMDCKKVLVEADGDMEKAKELLKERGIAKAAKKADRVAAEGLTGLKIADDFSKATVAEVNSETDFVAQNEGFQNLVKETAEEIFNNNPADVEAFMNSDFGNKFTESVTKIGEKIELRRFATLNADEPNEALNGYIHSNNRIAVIVKAKCDSEKTAECMRDTLKQVAMHASAMKPSTLSYKDFDSEYVEGETKGRIEALKKDNEELARLKKPLKNVPQYVSMMQLTDEVMAKAEADIKAELLAEGKPEKILDKIIPGKIARFILDNTLLDQEQALLDQQYVLDDKLTVAQAVEKAAKACGGTAEITEFIRLEVGEGIEKAEDDFAAEVAAQMS
- a CDS encoding bifunctional diguanylate cyclase/phosphodiesterase — translated: MKERKFESLSFRIMSSIIITSIIVIGGVFLVFEKINKEAFYKLELQKATLIVKTIEPLLAIDIYLGMENKIQSILEQLMQNKDILSVKVLKDNITLYEIKSTNKYESFFVIKKDILQPNSQKKIGIIVLNYSNHNYKQLINTYTKLLLMMLVILMIIIVLLGMYIKKLLKPLRKTAKLLKDFSPQKKLQIEPIKENNEISLILSALNEMQEKIFDFASKQKDINAYLEKEVDNKTAELRKQLFIDDLTQLPNRRKLFKDIKNSNNNGALLILNIDDFKEINDFYGQNVGDYILIEFAKRLQYLVEDEKNISISRLSGDEFALFFQHKPSYRSFVRVVNTLSKGIEKMLFIHKQHEIYIRVTIGGTLDSKEMLEKADIALKLAKEHRKYFLLYDEKLEVKRQYKENMEWVKKLKSAIKEDRIVPFFQPIFDTQTKEAVSYECLIRLVDTDGSVVSPYKFLGIAKKSKLYPKLTKIMIEKSCQYFQHIDTTFSVNLSIHDILDVDMVVYIQKTMQKYEVSNKIVFEILETEGIDNYEEVSSFILNMKRLGCKISIDDFGSGYSNYEHILKLDIDYIKIDGSLIKNLDTDVNVQIVVETIVDFAKKLNLITIAEFVHNQAVFEKVKALDIERVQGFYLGEPNKEI
- a CDS encoding DUF3373 domain-containing protein — encoded protein: MKKPLLLSLATIAILGTTNVSAESMYDRFQAMELEMKKMKKELDELKAKQNAVAAADEEEDEDEVSSDNKETASADDEEDEGEDEEMTVEEQLADIQDTLSDLNKNTNGNHIKFNVDYRFAVENLQYKMADGSKQENDAFMTNRLWLNMNWAATKNLSFTGQLAYNKAFGARSGASDPTNSSFETFDWIANENAYDDTLRVRSAYFLYKNDTFMGTDVPWTFSIGRRPSTNGHLVNLRDDDHAASPMGHNINVEFDGLSSKFALENVTGVDGMYVKFCAGRGMSNAAPRFNSAPYADTTSNSAIDLVGLIFTPWSDGQYTINSQYYYAGNLIDVKNSNDQSQGFKTVGNLHAITANFVANGIGDGINDFLDDTVFFISGAMSITDPDNGQSMLGSTEAQNGYSEWVGVQYPSLISEEGRWGLEYNHGSKYWRSITYGEDTNIGSKLAARGDAYEAYFTEPLIDDILSLQIRYTYIDYKYAGSNGFFGSTSGNAMSINEAIAAGNGSKVVDKAQDIRFYLRYRY